A single window of Senegalia massiliensis DNA harbors:
- the trhA gene encoding PAQR family membrane homeostasis protein TrhA, whose product MGTKSLYSKSEEITNAILHGIGLGFSIAALTLLVVLASIYGEVWHVVSFAIYGATLVILYLSSTLYHSFPAGSVKNVFQIFDHASIYLLIAGTYTPLTLIPLRGKLGWTLFGIVWGIAIVGIIFKIFFVKRFMILSLLLYLGMGWLVVIAIKPLIDTISLKSIIFLIAGGLSYTIGTIFFANKKIKFNHAIWHLFVLGGSICHFFTILFLLPSLNV is encoded by the coding sequence ATGGGTACAAAATCATTATATTCAAAAAGTGAAGAAATAACTAATGCTATACTACATGGAATAGGATTAGGATTTTCAATAGCAGCACTTACTCTTCTAGTAGTATTAGCTTCAATATATGGTGAGGTATGGCATGTAGTAAGTTTTGCTATATATGGTGCTACACTTGTAATATTATACTTATCATCAACTCTTTATCATAGTTTTCCAGCAGGAAGTGTTAAAAATGTTTTTCAAATATTTGATCATGCATCTATATATTTACTTATAGCAGGTACTTATACACCACTTACTCTTATTCCACTAAGAGGAAAGTTAGGCTGGACTTTATTTGGTATAGTTTGGGGAATAGCTATTGTAGGAATAATATTTAAAATATTTTTTGTAAAGAGATTTATGATATTATCTTTACTATTATATTTGGGAATGGGATGGTTAGTTGTTATAGCAATTAAACCTCTTATTGATACAATAAGTTTAAAAAGTATAATATTTTTAATTGCAGGTGGTTTGTCGTATACTATTGGAACAATATTTTTTGCAAATAAAAAAATAAAGTTTAATCATGCTATATGGCATTTATTTGTACTAGGTGGAAGTATATGTCATTTTTTCACTATATTATTTTTATTACCAAGTTTAAACGTATAA
- a CDS encoding YeiH family protein, protein MKKLWKGLSFVISISIVSMILNAYLLGFIETLTIGIILGIIITNTIGYSKELDAGITYSLKKILKWGIILLGVNLNFSAVIQLGPMILILVITIVTSSLLLANLIGRYFGLNKKLSTLLGVGSSICGASAIVAMGPVIDSDEEDIAISVAIISLLGAIGVFVYSSLSFVLPLSDLEYGIWAGSSLQGVAHALAGAGARGADSISIEIGTIVKMARVTLLAPVAIILGIVFNNSKSGDRKKVSFPIYVLLFILVGAFFTINNVYNIFPTQFLISNLRIDLILIFKKLSSFFILMAMVAMGLKVNIKSFTSTGLKALYDCSILFLIISILSLILTKIIS, encoded by the coding sequence ATGAAAAAATTATGGAAAGGCCTCTCTTTTGTTATTTCTATATCTATAGTTTCTATGATACTTAATGCATATTTGTTAGGTTTTATTGAAACATTAACCATCGGAATAATTTTAGGAATAATAATTACTAATACAATAGGATATAGTAAAGAACTAGATGCTGGCATAACTTATTCATTAAAAAAAATCTTGAAATGGGGTATTATATTATTAGGTGTTAATTTAAATTTCAGTGCTGTAATTCAATTAGGACCTATGATACTTATTTTAGTTATAACAATAGTAACCTCTTCTCTTTTACTTGCAAATTTAATTGGAAGATATTTTGGTTTAAATAAAAAATTATCTACACTTCTAGGCGTTGGTTCATCAATTTGTGGTGCTTCTGCAATAGTAGCTATGGGACCTGTCATTGACTCAGATGAAGAAGACATTGCCATATCTGTTGCTATAATAAGTCTACTTGGTGCAATTGGTGTATTTGTTTATTCTTCACTTTCTTTTGTATTGCCTTTATCTGATTTAGAATATGGTATATGGGCTGGCAGTTCTCTTCAAGGAGTTGCTCATGCTTTAGCTGGAGCTGGTGCAAGAGGTGCAGATAGTATAAGCATAGAAATAGGAACTATTGTAAAAATGGCAAGAGTAACACTCTTAGCTCCTGTAGCAATCATTTTAGGTATTGTATTTAATAATTCTAAATCTGGAGATAGAAAAAAGGTCAGTTTCCCTATATATGTATTATTATTTATATTAGTAGGAGCATTTTTTACTATAAATAACGTATATAATATATTTCCTACTCAATTTCTTATAAGTAACTTAAGGATTGATCTAATATTAATTTTTAAAAAACTAAGTAGTTTTTTTATACTTATGGCAATGGTTGCAATGGGATTAAAGGTGAATATAAAATCTTTTACTTCAACTGGTTTAAAAGCTCTTTATGATTGTAGTATTTTATTTCTTATAATATCAATACTTAGTTTAATATTAACAAAAATAATAAGCTAA
- a CDS encoding tocopherol cyclase family protein, protein MKRIKNIWKPENFQGKYREKEYFEGWYFKIVDKSGENRLALIPGISIESKDKRHSFIQINDGNSNKAYYIKYSYDDFIYEEDEFYVKIGNNVFSKEKIILDIDYKGLKLKGTLEFNNIFEWPVKIFSPGAMGWYRFLPFMECYHGVVSMNHDIIGNLTINSKDIDFYKGKGYIEKDWGTSFPKSWIWAQSNHFSQENNSIFISIANIPFLGREFNGFLIGLLYDKKLYRFTTYTGAKIDKLKYYDRNIEISVSESKYILNLNIIKNNTTRLISPKNGNMNGTVEESLTSYIDVELKDKNNNIIFKDTGKNSGFEVKGRLI, encoded by the coding sequence ATGAAAAGAATAAAAAATATATGGAAACCAGAAAATTTTCAAGGTAAATATAGAGAAAAAGAATATTTTGAAGGTTGGTATTTTAAAATAGTAGACAAAAGTGGAGAAAATAGACTTGCACTAATACCTGGAATTTCAATTGAATCTAAAGATAAAAGACATAGTTTCATTCAAATAAATGATGGAAATAGTAACAAAGCTTATTATATAAAGTATTCCTATGATGACTTTATTTATGAAGAAGATGAATTTTATGTGAAGATAGGAAATAATGTTTTTAGTAAAGAAAAAATTATATTAGATATAGATTATAAAGGTTTAAAGTTAAAAGGGACATTAGAATTTAATAATATATTTGAATGGCCAGTTAAAATCTTTTCTCCAGGTGCAATGGGATGGTATAGATTTTTACCTTTTATGGAATGTTATCATGGAGTAGTTAGTATGAATCATGATATTATAGGTAATCTGACTATAAATTCAAAAGATATTGATTTTTATAAAGGTAAGGGATATATAGAAAAAGATTGGGGGACTTCATTTCCTAAATCATGGATATGGGCTCAATCTAACCATTTTTCCCAAGAAAATAATTCTATATTTATATCTATTGCAAATATTCCTTTTTTAGGTAGAGAATTTAATGGGTTTTTAATTGGATTATTATATGATAAAAAATTATATAGATTTACTACTTACACAGGTGCAAAAATTGATAAATTAAAATATTATGATAGAAATATAGAAATTTCAGTAAGCGAGTCTAAATATATTTTAAATTTAAATATAATTAAAAACAATACTACTAGGCTTATATCACCTAAAAATGGGAACATGAATGGAACAGTTGAAGAAAGCCTAACATCTTATATAGATGTAGAATTGAAAGATAAAAATAATAACATTATTTTTAAAGATACAGGAAAAAATTCAGGGTTTGAAGTAAAAGGAAGATTAATATAA
- a CDS encoding HD-GYP domain-containing protein produces the protein MAIIKITEVVPGMILNKDVYIPKKNAIALSAGAILSKAHINRLKKLNVNRINVLVENKHLNNKSKRDRFFENHNKLKYKLELLFNQIRIGKKFLISDIDHEVCEMIKSISTNNNILSRLRQLDDSGSYLINHSVNVSLLASTIGKLLGYSSDKLKNLLITGIFHDVGMLKVPEKIMNKPGPLSEEEFIVIINHTINSYKILKGINNINSEVLYGVLEHHEREDGSGYPLGLKSNQIHEFGKIIAIADVFHAMTTDKIYRKRKSPFIAAEEMLYNSFGILDGEITTTFLNNISKFYIGNIVRLNDGSIGEIIYTNKAIPTRPVVNINGNFVDLLKNKEYEIIDIID, from the coding sequence TTGGCGATTATAAAAATTACTGAAGTTGTGCCTGGGATGATATTAAATAAAGATGTATACATACCTAAAAAAAATGCTATAGCTTTATCAGCAGGGGCCATATTATCAAAAGCACATATAAATAGGTTGAAAAAATTAAATGTAAATAGAATCAATGTATTAGTAGAAAATAAACATCTAAATAATAAAAGTAAAAGAGATAGATTTTTTGAAAATCATAATAAGTTAAAATATAAATTAGAACTATTATTTAATCAAATTAGAATAGGAAAGAAATTTTTGATTAGTGATATAGATCATGAAGTATGTGAAATGATAAAATCCATATCAACTAATAATAATATATTGTCAAGATTAAGGCAGTTAGATGATAGTGGTAGTTATTTAATTAATCACTCTGTTAATGTCAGTTTATTAGCATCCACGATTGGTAAATTACTAGGGTATTCAAGTGATAAATTAAAAAATTTATTAATAACAGGTATTTTTCATGATGTAGGTATGTTAAAAGTCCCAGAAAAAATAATGAATAAGCCAGGACCTTTAAGCGAAGAAGAATTTATTGTAATAATTAATCATACAATAAATAGCTATAAGATATTAAAGGGAATTAATAATATAAATTCAGAGGTATTATATGGAGTACTTGAACATCATGAAAGAGAAGATGGTAGTGGTTATCCATTAGGGCTTAAATCTAATCAAATACATGAGTTTGGTAAAATTATAGCAATTGCAGATGTATTTCATGCTATGACAACTGATAAAATATATAGGAAGAGAAAATCTCCTTTTATTGCTGCAGAAGAAATGCTTTATAATAGCTTTGGTATATTAGATGGTGAGATCACTACTACTTTCTTAAATAATATTTCTAAGTTTTATATAGGAAATATTGTAAGATTAAATGACGGTTCAATTGGAGAAATAATATATACAAATAAAGCAATTCCTACACGACCTGTAGTAAATATAAATGGTAATTTTGTAGATCTTCTTAAAAACAAAGAATATGAAATTATAGACATCATAGATTAA
- a CDS encoding APH(3') family aminoglycoside O-phosphotransferase: protein MKYDMPIKLRKIIKDKIFIRNNKGCSSSQVFLLKDKNNEQDYFLKIALDNNFSYLKSESVKLNWLKGKLPVPHVHYYEKANGYEYLLLTQIPGKDALTQDILKKPYVLVEKVANGLRTIHNIDISDCNFNETIEDKLKLIKNMYSENRIPKIYRFLLQSKPKKEDLVFTHGDYCFPNIIINNNDISGFIDLGRSGIGDRYVDLSVIIKSIVLNYRNYDILKLFLEEYGLLNVDYERLEYYSHIDKLIN, encoded by the coding sequence TTGAAATATGATATGCCAATAAAGTTAAGAAAAATTATTAAAGATAAAATATTTATAAGAAACAACAAAGGATGCTCTAGTTCTCAAGTATTCTTATTGAAAGATAAGAACAATGAGCAAGATTATTTTCTGAAAATTGCTTTAGATAACAACTTTTCTTATCTTAAATCAGAGAGTGTAAAGCTAAATTGGTTAAAGGGAAAGCTACCTGTTCCACATGTACACTATTATGAAAAGGCAAATGGATATGAATATTTACTTTTAACTCAGATACCTGGTAAAGATGCATTAACTCAGGACATATTAAAAAAACCATATGTTTTAGTGGAAAAAGTAGCTAATGGATTAAGAACAATACATAATATAGATATATCTGATTGTAATTTTAATGAAACTATAGAAGATAAATTAAAATTAATTAAAAATATGTATAGTGAAAATAGAATTCCCAAAATTTATAGATTCCTGTTGCAATCTAAACCTAAAAAGGAAGATTTAGTATTTACTCATGGAGATTATTGTTTTCCAAATATAATTATAAATAACAACGATATATCTGGGTTTATTGACTTGGGAAGATCTGGAATAGGTGATAGGTATGTGGATCTTTCGGTCATAATTAAAAGTATAGTATTAAATTATAGAAATTATGATATATTAAAATTATTTTTAGAAGAATATGGACTTTTAAATGTGGATTACGAAAGATTAGAATATTATTCTCATATAGATAAATTAATAAACTAG
- the hcp gene encoding hydroxylamine reductase has product MSMFCYQCQEAAKNVGCTVRGVCGKTSTVANLQDLLIYTLKGISEIVVKGDLSVSELGYVNNKMLNGLFVTITNANFDEDSIVKEIEKMIEIRDELRRKVEVSELHDSATFKVNGKEDMIKKGENVGVLDTENEDVRSLRELITYGLKGMAAYTDHAVNLGKSDDEICEFIYKALQATLDDSLSADELVALTMETGNFGVKSMALLDEANTSTYGNPEITEVNIGTRNNPAILVSGHDLKDFEQLLEQTKDSGVDVYTHSEMLPANYYPAFKKYDHFVGNYGNSWWKQLTEFESFNGPILFTTNCIVPPRKEEIRNRIFTTGASGYPGCTHIESDENGKKDFSEIIEMAKRLDPPTEIETGSIVGGFAHNQVMELADKVVDAVKSGAIKRFFVMAGCDGRMKSRDYYTDFADKLPKDTVILTAGCAKYRYNKLQLGDIGGIPRVLDAGQCNDSYSLAVIAMKLKEVFELEDINELPISYNIAWYEQKAVIVLLALLALGVKDIHLGPTLPAFLSPNVANVLVEKFGIAPNGEVESDIEMFMSEGQTA; this is encoded by the coding sequence ATGTCAATGTTTTGTTATCAATGTCAAGAGGCAGCAAAAAATGTAGGATGTACTGTAAGAGGTGTTTGTGGTAAAACCAGCACAGTAGCAAATTTACAAGACCTTTTAATATACACATTAAAAGGGATATCTGAAATAGTTGTAAAAGGAGATTTATCTGTAAGTGAATTAGGTTATGTTAACAATAAGATGCTAAATGGTTTATTTGTAACAATAACTAATGCTAATTTTGATGAAGATTCAATAGTTAAAGAAATAGAAAAAATGATTGAAATAAGAGATGAATTAAGAAGAAAAGTAGAAGTAAGTGAATTACATGATTCAGCTACTTTTAAAGTTAATGGAAAAGAAGACATGATTAAAAAAGGTGAAAATGTAGGAGTTCTTGACACGGAAAATGAAGATGTAAGATCTTTAAGAGAATTAATTACTTATGGCTTAAAAGGTATGGCAGCATATACTGACCATGCTGTTAATTTAGGAAAATCAGATGATGAAATATGTGAATTTATATATAAGGCACTTCAAGCTACATTAGATGATAGTTTATCAGCTGATGAATTGGTAGCTTTAACAATGGAAACAGGGAATTTTGGAGTAAAATCAATGGCATTACTTGATGAAGCTAATACTTCAACTTACGGAAACCCTGAAATAACAGAGGTGAATATTGGAACAAGAAACAATCCTGCTATATTAGTATCAGGACATGATTTAAAAGATTTTGAACAATTACTTGAGCAAACAAAAGATTCTGGTGTAGATGTTTATACACATAGTGAAATGTTACCAGCAAATTATTACCCAGCATTTAAGAAGTACGATCATTTTGTAGGTAACTATGGTAACTCATGGTGGAAGCAATTGACTGAATTTGAAAGTTTTAATGGTCCTATATTATTTACAACAAATTGTATAGTTCCACCTAGAAAAGAAGAAATAAGAAATAGAATATTTACAACAGGAGCTTCAGGATATCCAGGTTGCACACATATAGAATCAGATGAAAATGGTAAAAAAGACTTTTCAGAAATAATAGAAATGGCTAAGAGACTGGATCCTCCAACAGAGATTGAGACTGGATCAATAGTAGGTGGATTTGCACATAATCAAGTTATGGAACTTGCTGATAAAGTAGTAGATGCTGTTAAATCAGGTGCTATTAAGAGATTCTTTGTAATGGCAGGTTGTGATGGAAGAATGAAATCAAGAGATTATTATACAGACTTTGCAGATAAACTTCCAAAAGATACAGTTATTCTTACAGCTGGATGTGCAAAATACAGATATAATAAATTACAACTTGGTGATATAGGAGGAATTCCTAGAGTGCTTGATGCAGGACAATGTAATGATTCATATTCATTAGCTGTTATAGCAATGAAACTTAAAGAAGTATTTGAATTAGAAGATATAAATGAATTACCAATATCATATAATATTGCATGGTATGAGCAAAAAGCAGTAATAGTATTATTAGCTCTACTTGCATTAGGGGTAAAAGATATTCATTTAGGACCAACATTACCAGCTTTCCTTTCACCAAATGTAGCTAATGTATTAGTTGAAAAATTTGGTATAGCTCCAAATGGAGAAGTTGAAAGTGATATTGAAATGTTCATGAGTGAAGGACAAACTGCATAA
- a CDS encoding YjjG family noncanonical pyrimidine nucleotidase gives MKYNIIIFDADMTLFDFEKAEKYALENSISYFNYIYSEKEHLPMYKTHNKSVWDEFEDGKISAQDLKTERFRRFFKETNIKINPNEFSDKYMDFLKESSFLLKGAKELIEEIHTDFRLVIITNGLSKVQNMRIRNSEIANYFEEIIISEDVGVKKPDSEIFKLTLDRINHTKKEDVIIVGDSLRSDIKGGLNFGIDTLWYNPNNNKNNTEIKPKYEAHDFLELKKIIYKQK, from the coding sequence TTGAAATATAATATAATAATATTTGATGCTGATATGACACTTTTTGACTTTGAAAAAGCAGAAAAATATGCCCTTGAAAATTCAATTAGTTATTTTAATTATATATATAGTGAGAAAGAACATTTACCTATGTATAAAACACATAATAAATCAGTATGGGATGAATTTGAAGATGGTAAAATATCAGCACAAGATCTGAAAACAGAAAGGTTTAGAAGGTTTTTTAAAGAAACAAATATAAAAATTAACCCTAATGAATTTAGTGATAAATATATGGATTTTTTAAAAGAAAGTTCCTTTCTTTTAAAAGGAGCAAAAGAATTAATAGAAGAAATACATACTGATTTTAGACTAGTAATAATTACAAATGGATTATCAAAAGTTCAAAATATGAGAATAAGAAATTCAGAGATAGCTAATTATTTTGAAGAAATAATAATATCTGAAGATGTAGGAGTTAAAAAACCTGACTCAGAAATATTTAAATTGACTTTAGATAGGATAAATCATACTAAAAAGGAAGATGTAATAATAGTTGGAGATAGTTTAAGATCAGATATTAAAGGTGGTTTAAATTTCGGTATTGATACTCTTTGGTATAATCCAAATAATAATAAAAACAATACAGAAATAAAACCTAAATATGAAGCTCATGATTTCTTAGAACTAAAAAAAATAATATACAAACAAAAATAA
- a CDS encoding metal-dependent hydrolase: MKGKTHLIVGLAAGVTIALYREVESISLVILGTSIGSLMPDIDHPKSKINQKLLQHKNKSYKILFYTLVGIALLYIYSLNNNSLFLLGGTITILIGVSKHRGFTHSLLGIFLFIKLGKDLTLEFGYKELYLGFYIGYLFHLIADFFTKGGIELLYPFSENFSFPLPIKTGGTIENIVAFILLIYSFYSILKYFNFIIF, encoded by the coding sequence ATGAAAGGCAAGACACATTTAATAGTAGGATTAGCAGCTGGGGTTACAATTGCCTTATATAGAGAAGTAGAAAGTATTTCTTTAGTTATTCTTGGAACATCAATAGGTTCATTAATGCCTGATATTGATCATCCAAAGAGTAAAATTAATCAGAAACTACTCCAACATAAAAATAAATCATATAAAATTTTATTTTATACTTTGGTAGGAATTGCTTTGTTGTATATTTATAGTTTAAATAATAATTCTTTATTTTTGCTTGGTGGAACTATAACTATTTTAATTGGAGTATCTAAACATAGAGGTTTCACACATAGTTTATTAGGAATATTTCTTTTTATAAAATTAGGAAAAGATTTAACCTTAGAATTTGGGTATAAAGAATTATACTTAGGGTTTTATATTGGATATTTATTTCATCTGATAGCAGACTTTTTTACTAAGGGAGGAATAGAATTACTTTATCCTTTTAGTGAAAATTTTTCATTTCCTTTACCAATTAAAACTGGTGGAACTATAGAAAATATTGTAGCATTCATTTTATTAATATATTCCTTTTATAGTATTTTAAAATATTTTAATTTTATTATTTTTTAA